The Candidatus Deferrimicrobium sp. region TAGGCGAACAGCCGCGCCCGGAGCGCCTCGTACTTGGCGGCGTCGAAGGGGCGGTTCGTCGTTCCCCAGTGGATCGACTCGTCGCTTCCTGGCTCCCGAACGAAGAAGCGGTCGTTGGGGGACCGGCCCGTGTACTCGCCGGTCCGCACGACGAGGGGGCCGGCCGCCGCCAGGTGCCCTTCGCGACGCCGCAGCGCCTGTTCGAGCAGCGCCGATCGCGAGAGATTCCACCAGACGGCCTCGGCCTTCCGGATCCCGTGGAAGGAGAGATCGTCGGCCCGGTTCCCGTTTAAATGTCTGCTCAAGACGAGCCTCCTCGTTGCCATCGTCGACGCGAAGCGGTTTCGCCTATTTTACCATTCCACGCGGCGGTGCTCCGTGTGGCGAGGAGCCGATTTGCCGGCACCGAATCCCCCGGTCCACTTCGATTCGCGCCGCGAGCGGCCGGGGCGGCCGTCGGGACGGGTGTTGGAGGGGTCGTACTTGCCCCGGCGGGACACCATGTCGGGGTGGACCATGGAGAGCGCCCCCACGCCGTGCGCTTTCCGCGGGTCGAGGTTCGTCGGTGCCCCGGCGCTGTACCCGGAGCGGTACGGATGGTCCTCCACCACCGGCAAATGCTTGCGGATGAGCCGTTCGATATCGGCGAGGAAGGGACGCTCCTCGAAGGAGCAGAACGACAGGGCGATCCCGGAAGCTCCGGCCCGGCCCGTGCGCCCGATCCGGTGGATGTAGCTTTCCGGCTCGTTCGGGAGGTCGAAGTTGACCACGTGCGACAGGTCGACGATGTCGAGGCCCCGGGCGGCGATGTCCGTCGCCACGAGCACTCTCGTCACGCCCCGCTTGAAGCTCGCCAGCGCCTTCTCGCGGGCGTTTTGCGACTTGTTTCCGTGGATCGCTTCGGCCCGGACCTGGTAGCGCTCGAGCTGTTTGGTGACCGCGTCGGCGCCGTGCTTGGTGCGCGTGAAGACCAGCGCGTTCTTGATGGACGGGCCGTCCAGAAGGTGCTTGAGGAGCTTGATCTTTTCGGATTTCTCCACGAAGTGGACCCGCTGCTCGACGGCCTCGGCGGGAGTCGCCACCGGGGTGACGGCCACCCGGACCGGGTCGCGGAGGATGGTGTCGGCGAGCCCCTGGATCTCCCTCGGCATCGTGGCCGAGAAGAGGAGGGTCTGCCGCTTCGCGGGCAACTGGTCGATGACCCTCCGGATATCGTGGATGAAGCCCATGTCGAGCATCCGGTCGGCCTCGTC contains the following coding sequences:
- a CDS encoding DEAD/DEAH box helicase is translated as MLQGKDLLGSAQTGTGKTAAFALPILHRLQGTPWRGTGRRPIRVLVLTPTRELASQIAESFGAYGRHTDLKHVIVFGGVNQGPQAQALRRGIDILVATPGRLLDLMSQGLVQLRTVETFVLDEADRMLDMGFIHDIRRVIDQLPAKRQTLLFSATMPREIQGLADTILRDPVRVAVTPVATPAEAVEQRVHFVEKSEKIKLLKHLLDGPSIKNALVFTRTKHGADAVTKQLERYQVRAEAIHGNKSQNAREKALASFKRGVTRVLVATDIAARGLDIVDLSHVVNFDLPNEPESYIHRIGRTGRAGASGIALSFCSFEERPFLADIERLIRKHLPVVEDHPYRSGYSAGAPTNLDPRKAHGVGALSMVHPDMVSRRGKYDPSNTRPDGRPGRSRRESKWTGGFGAGKSAPRHTEHRRVEW